A genomic region of Halomonas aestuarii contains the following coding sequences:
- the lepA gene encoding translation elongation factor 4 gives MSQDATSAPLKHIRNFSIIAHIDHGKSTLADRLIQTCGGLTERELKEQVLDSMDLERERGITIKAQSVTLDYHAEDGNTYQLNFIDTPGHVDFSYEVSRSLYACEGALLVVDAGQGVEAQSVANCYTAIEQGLEVLPVLNKMDLPQADPDKVAHEIEEIIGLDATDACQVSAKSGMGIEALLERLVRDIPPPKGDPEGPLQALIIDSWFDNYLGVVSLVRIFDGTLKKGEKIRIKSTGRDWQANEVGIFTPLRKETGVLRAGEVGFIVAGIKEIQGAPVGDTITHTKTPDVARLPGFQKVKPQVYAGMFPVSADDYEDFRDALEKLALNDASLDYEPENSDALGFGFRVGFLGTLHMEIVQERLEREYDLDLLTTAPTVVYELAMKNGEVIYVANPSKLPDMADVEEMREPIVRASILVPQDFVGNVITECEQRRGTQLDMQFLGSQIQLTYELPMSEVVMDFFDRLKSISKGYASLEYNFERFQEAKLVRLDVLINGDRVDALAVIIHRDHAHSRGRQLVEKMKELIPRQMFDVAIQAAIGGQVVARSTVKALRKNVTAKCYGGDVSRKKKLLEKQKAGKKRMKQVGRVEIPQDAFLAVLRVND, from the coding sequence ATGTCCCAAGACGCAACCTCCGCCCCCCTCAAGCACATCCGCAACTTCTCGATCATCGCGCATATCGACCACGGCAAGTCGACCCTGGCCGACCGGCTGATCCAGACCTGCGGAGGCCTGACCGAGCGTGAGCTCAAGGAGCAGGTGCTCGACTCCATGGACCTCGAGCGCGAGCGCGGCATCACCATCAAGGCGCAGTCGGTGACGCTGGACTACCATGCCGAGGACGGCAACACCTACCAGCTCAACTTCATCGACACCCCCGGCCACGTGGACTTCTCCTATGAGGTCTCCCGCTCGCTGTATGCCTGTGAGGGGGCCCTGCTGGTGGTGGATGCCGGCCAGGGCGTCGAGGCCCAGTCGGTGGCCAACTGCTATACCGCCATCGAGCAGGGGCTCGAGGTGCTGCCGGTGCTCAACAAGATGGACCTGCCCCAGGCCGACCCGGACAAGGTCGCCCACGAGATCGAGGAGATCATCGGCCTGGACGCCACGGACGCCTGCCAGGTCTCGGCCAAGAGCGGGATGGGCATCGAGGCGCTGCTCGAGCGCCTGGTGCGCGACATTCCGCCCCCCAAGGGTGACCCCGAGGGTCCCCTCCAGGCGCTGATCATCGACTCCTGGTTCGACAACTACCTGGGCGTGGTCTCGCTGGTGCGGATCTTCGACGGCACCCTCAAGAAGGGCGAGAAGATCCGCATCAAGTCCACCGGGCGTGACTGGCAGGCCAACGAGGTGGGGATCTTCACGCCCTTGCGCAAGGAGACCGGCGTCCTGCGTGCCGGCGAGGTGGGCTTCATCGTGGCCGGGATCAAGGAGATCCAGGGGGCCCCGGTGGGGGACACCATCACCCATACCAAGACGCCGGACGTCGCCCGCCTGCCCGGCTTCCAGAAGGTCAAGCCGCAGGTCTACGCCGGGATGTTCCCGGTGAGCGCCGACGACTACGAGGACTTCCGCGACGCCCTGGAGAAGCTGGCGCTCAACGATGCCTCGCTGGACTACGAGCCGGAGAACTCCGACGCCCTGGGCTTCGGCTTCCGGGTCGGCTTCCTCGGCACCCTGCACATGGAGATCGTCCAGGAGCGCCTCGAGCGCGAGTACGACCTGGACCTGCTCACCACGGCGCCCACCGTGGTCTACGAGCTGGCCATGAAGAACGGCGAGGTCATCTACGTCGCCAACCCCTCCAAGCTGCCCGACATGGCCGACGTCGAGGAGATGCGCGAGCCTATCGTGCGCGCCAGCATCCTGGTGCCCCAGGACTTCGTGGGCAACGTCATCACCGAGTGCGAGCAGCGCCGCGGCACCCAGCTCGACATGCAGTTCCTCGGCAGCCAGATCCAGCTCACCTACGAGCTGCCCATGAGTGAAGTGGTGATGGACTTCTTCGATCGCCTGAAGTCGATCTCCAAGGGCTATGCCTCGCTGGAGTACAACTTCGAGCGCTTCCAGGAGGCCAAGCTGGTGCGCCTGGACGTGCTGATCAACGGCGATCGCGTCGATGCCCTGGCGGTGATCATCCATCGTGACCACGCCCACAGCCGGGGGCGCCAGCTGGTCGAGAAGATGAAGGAGCTGATCCCGCGTCAGATGTTCGACGTGGCCATCCAGGCCGCCATCGGCGGGCAGGTGGTGGCGCGCTCCACCGTCAAGGCACTGCGCAAGAACGTCACCGCCAAGTGCTACGGCGGCGACGTGAGTCGCAAGAAGAAGCTGCTCGAGAAGCAGAAGGCGGGCAAGAAGCGCATGAAGCAGGTCGGCCGGGTGGAGATTCCCCAGGATGCCTTCCTCGCCGTGCTCAGGGTCAATGACTAA